From Cyprinus carpio isolate SPL01 chromosome A7, ASM1834038v1, whole genome shotgun sequence, a single genomic window includes:
- the LOC109093909 gene encoding uncharacterized protein LOC109093909, whose product MHHHQSDSDSSDDSMKHPAFMTSTMESQRHRRSMDKPTEELSDITHLQEEFYRLHEEISPECKKHIKKMTDVVNEFEKDYRHASCLIDAGIAGLVLGLALAAFTGGASLIAGGLGLVVGIAAGGAAAGGGIACGIGEFSKNQQEKMTRLTIEKELEEFQYKISPIIKMVVKIYDRTQEILRDPTLSEHKANVLRERFSSCFEKTQFFQRDSSRAAGARKQLTGDLSETFAEMSSVLTNLEEITEDKEEQDDNDNPEETPAQKQIEDKEFKKKAEKFIDEMKKGINQLQNVMNEIDQTKQRLLKK is encoded by the exons ATGCATCACCATCAGAGTGACTCTGACTCCAGTGATGACAGCATGAAACATCCTGCTTTTATGACAT CCACAATGGAATCACAGAGACACCGGCGCAGTATGGACAAACCGACTGAAGAGCT ATCTGACATTACTCATCTCCAAGAAGAATTTTACAGACTCCATGAGGAAATTTCTCCTGAATGCAAAAAGCATATAAAGAAAATGACTGATGTCGTCAATGAGTTTGAAAAAGATTACAGACATGCTTCTTGCCTCATTGATGCTGGAATCGCTGGCTTGGTTTTAGGATTAGCTTTAGCTGCATTTACTGGAGGGGCTTCTCTCATCGCCGGTGGATTAGGGTTAGTTGTTGGGATAGCTGCTGGTGGTGCTGCTGCAGGTGGTGGAATTGCTTGTGGTATTGGAGAATTCAGTAAAAATCAGCAGGAAAAGATGACAAGACTAACCATAGAAAAAGAACTTGAGGAATTTCAGTATAAAATCAGCCCTATTATTAAAATGGTAGTGAAGATTTATGATCGTACTCAGGAAATACTGAGAGACCCTACGCTATCAGAGCACAAAGCCAATGTACTACGTGAACGTTTCTCCTCCTGCTTTGAAAAAACACAGTTCTTCCAGAGAGATAGCAGTAGAGCAGCGGGTGCACGGAAACAATTGACTGGAGATCTTTCAGAAACTTTTGCTGAGATGAGTTCTGTGCTTACAAATCTGGAAGAGATCACCGAAGACAAAGAGGAGCAAGATGACAATGACAACCCTGAAGAAACACCCGCACAAAAACAAATAGAGGACAAAGAGTTCAAGAAAAAAGCAGAGAAATTCATTGATGAAATGAAGAAAGGTATTAATCAGTTACAGAATGTCATGAATGAAATtgatcaaacaaaacaaagactattaaaaaaatga